The sequence ATGTAGTTGATTTTTATTCAAGAAACTCCTACTAATTGGCTTTGGTATAACTAACTCTTCATTTCAGAAGCTCATTCTTTGAGTCTGCCATTTGGGTCTATTGTCATTCTCTCCAACCCCTTTCAATTCTCACTCCATTCCATTGTTCCCTTGAACTAGAAGACCTCACCATACATGTGATTAAGGTCTCCTGAAAAAAATCCCATAATAAACACcctgtttgaagtttttaacttttctgTTGCCAATGTGCCATTCCAGCTAATAATCAGAGTGAAACAACATCCTACATCTCCATTATTAACTatgaaaattagataaaaattttgtttggtttgcaCTTAAGTGTTCTTCACAATTCCAGGAAAAGACTGGGGGTAAAATCATTCATCGAGTTGGTGGTGTAGTTTATCTTTTTCGTGGCAGAAACTACAATTATCGTACTCGTCCACAGTACCCAGTGATGCTCTGGAAACCAGCTGCTCCTGTTTATCCAAAACTCATACAAGAAGCCCCAGAAGGATTGACAAAATTTGAAGCTGACGAGTTGCGAATGAAGGGGAAAAATCTTATACCAATCTGTCGATTAGGTAAATCATCCACCACTGGTTCTTTACCAATTTATTTTGCCTGGATTTGAATATCATGTTAAGAATTCAAAtaccattttattttgttctctctctctcacacacttGATAGAGTACCATATTCCAAGCAtattactttttccttttcctaaaCATCTGTTTTTACTATCTTAAATTGCCACATATTTGGCAATTGTTTTCagaaaaacataaacaaaagaGGTGGACCCAAACATGTTTTTAGCAAAACTCTCACTCTTTTGAAAACGGAAACAGTAAAGCAGGAATGGAAACCAATGCCAAATATCCCCTTACTTTTTCAATTGTCACTGCACCATGTAAGACATGGTCTCAACTGATTGGCATATTCTATTCTGGGTAGCTACCCTTTTGCTTCAGGTGACACTTTAAACTTCTGAATTCAATCATGCTCTCTCCCAGTTATATGTACTTTTACATATCAAATCAATGCTTAAAATTTGTTCCATGTTAAAAGTGGCAAGGGCCTAGCTTGGGGATGTGAGAGGTTCCAACTTCAGGTCTTAGCAGGGAATGAAACAGAGTTAcctataaaaacataaataaaataaaataaaatatgaatttgcACCATCATGTGGAAAATCATTTTGCTCAAAATTTCTTTTCCAGTCCTACTAATATGTATGCACCCTTACTGGGCTCAGCTTATGTTATATTGTCCATTACTAGTAGGTGCATTCTGATTACATATTTCTCTAGAATGCAGTGAAAAATGGAGTATATATTTCCTTAGTGAAAGATGTGAGGGATGCTTTTGAAGGAAGTCCATTGGTGAAGATTGACTGTAAAGGGATGCATGCAAGTGATTACAAAAAGATAGGTGCTAAGCTTAAGGTTTGTTTAACTTTCTGTTCTTGTAAGTCATCAGAGTGTTTAGACTGAAGGTTTAATTCTTCACATGATTGACTGGAATGATTGGACAAGACTTATATTCTGAACCCCATAGTTGCAGTAGTTTATTTATGCTTTGTTTTCAGCTTACATGGTTGCCGCTGTCTTTTGTCTTCTAACATTTTTCCTCTCAACCCTGGACAGGAATTGGTTCCTTGTGTGCTACTTTCTTTTGATGATGAACAGATATTAACATGGAGGGGACATGGTTGGAAATCAATGTACCAAGGAGCTCCTTCTTTCCTCATTCCTGTTGTTGCTGATGTTGCAAGTGGCTTGGAAGGTTCAGGTATGCCCTAATTCCTGTTTTTTGGGCTTCTTGTCAGGTGTCACTACTTGCAAGAGAAGCAGTTTCCTGGAAATTGCATTCCCAaggataatatttttgaatttgactgtttttctttaaaagatcCTAGCTAGCAGGGCACTTTCTCTATGGAACGCTCCTTTATTctccttttctttatttatcaaGTTTTTGAATCATAACTTTAAACTTTTGTATCTGGGGAAAACTTCTTTTCATTTGATAGAAATTGTTCTCACACTCCCAATAAGATATGGTGTGTTGTTATAATTGCAGCAAAGAATTGCAGGAGATTAAAAACATACCATTAGAAATCATGCATTTCATCCTTTTCAGTccaaaaggattttttttttctagtaacACTTGTCAATCATGCTTGATTGTCAAGCTGCCTTTGTCCATTGTTCCATGCCACTGCTTGATAATATTTACGACCAGATGACTCATACTACCATGTTGTAGCTTGGATTCCATTTTGATTGTTCCAtgttcccttttttattttcttgcttgtTTGGCAGGCGTTCCCAAGAGCAACCATCATAGACTGGATACTAAAGCAGTGAGCGCAAGCCCTAAAATGATGTCTCTGTGGAAGAGTGCAATTGAGTCGAGCAAAGCATTGTTGCTGGATGAGATTGGTCTTGGTCCGGATGCTCTTTTGAAGGTAGTAGAGGAATTTGAAGGCATTTCACAGGCCACTGAGCACTCCTATCCAGCTTTAGTGATGTCAAGTGAAGATGGAACTGGTGGTACAAAGGCAGAGTATGAAGGTTATAATAGTGAGGATTATAGTGAAGATGAGATGtacaatgatgatgatgatgatgatgatgatgatgaatacTTGGTGAATGAGTCATTGGAAGAGATGGAATCACCAGTTCCACTGGGTTCCTTACCTGTTGATCTGTTAGCTAAGCAGCTTGGCGAGGAATGAAGGTGAAGAGAAAGATGTGGTGCGGTTGGCTTGGGATATCTTGTTCCTCATTATTACCATAACAAGTGTACCGTAGAGTCTGGAAGATGATTAGTTAAGAAATGGTAAAGTTTTGGGGTAAGAAATGCAAATTGATTTGACTAATTGATTCCTTGTATAATTGTATTCGAATTgtataaatttggataaaagtttaatgatgaaatgaaataaaggaAATGTTCAATTTGGGCAATTTCAGTCCAACCCCATTCTGGATAGACTTGAACATTCCTTTTTGCAATTTGGGTTGGATTGGATTTGGGGAAAAAGCAATTAACAAATTGAATTGGGATTGGACTTAActctttaattaaataattatatatattatattacatattttttagaaattattaataattaaacaCAAAATATATAACTATGACTAAAACACCAAATAGGCAAATACATGCCTATAGGAGCATGCGATGCATCAACACACCAACACATGTTTCCAAACACAACCACTGTAAAACATTAAACTACTCACTGCAAAACACTGATTAGATAACACTACACGGCAACAAAAAAAACCACCAGCAGCCCAACCTAAGCAAACTACCCAACTTCATTGCCATCATCATCCTCTCCATTTTCACCACCGTCAGCCTCCTCCTCATCACCATGCTCAGCAttttcaccaccttcatcaacaTCAGAATCATCCTCAACCTCATTACCACCCTCATCATCTTCCTCTTCCGCTTCTTCctcctcatcatcatcaacattgATACCATGAATATTATTGGAATAATGCTCTAGCAAGTTAATCTTTCTTGCAAATGCATTATAGCATTTAGAACAAACATGGTGCCATTTTCCGATGCCGGTAGGAATTGTGGTGCTCAATACCATTAGAGTTTCTAAATTCATCACCACATTTTAGACATTTGTACCTATTATTAGGATTAGGAAACTCAATATGCTCCATATTCAAGTTGTAACAAGAAATGTGACTTTCACAagatatatatagttaaaaataaaataaaatggtaacaTGCAATAATGCAAAAATTATGACATTATTctagaataagaaaattttggcaaagtaaaaaatttagattagaagtatcatatttttttttagaatagtaaaatctcataattaaaaattgaaactatATTACttgtaaaataatgaaattccaTCACATTTGAAATTACTTTAGGTTAGATTAGAGAAAACTAATTAGACAATTGAAATTAAATCCAATCCTACCAAAAAACTTTTAACAGAATTAATTTgttacaaataaaatttcttattgtAAGTACACAACTTTTTGCCAATAACCACTATAACAATAAATATATCTACCAACATAATtgattacaaaaataattacttttaattttgcATAAATATATCGgttcataaatataatttaaaatatttttagaatttttaatctTATACCATATCACATAATGCCTTTTATTAATAGTAATATATCAAACATTCTAGTACTTTGTAGTCCTTTTCTAATACTTCATTTTGAAATTGTAACCGATCATTATTATATTAtggaaatattttaaacataagaaagtaattattttctaataattgcTTTTTGAaacatcattaatatattattgaaatattttaaacatatgaaagtaattattttctaataattgctttttgagagaaaatcacAAAACATCgttaatatattattgaaatgttttatacataattatttaatcttttcttaattttttatatcaaattatagaaataaatattaattcaatttatatttcactcctttatatgtatattttagaaaatttccatttcttgatgaaatagttcaaaaaaaatttcataatttctctagcattataatttttattgtataatgCAAGTGTATAAGATAAATTGTTTGTAAAagacaatattatttttaaccatgataatatttttaggatGCATCTTCTAATTATGTTCAAAAATATAAtgtaaaatatctttaatttgtTAGGCTAATTCAGGTTTTATTAGACCAATTCACCCAATTTGCACCCATagttttcaacttaaaaaaaaaattgcataacaaaaatcttatattatatatatattttatattaagaattGATAAAATCTTATATGCATATGCATAATATGTATTGCTAAATATTTGACACAAGCACTGGATTTcacattcttaattttattagctatcatataaaaatttaatttatgattataaatTAGTTGAATACATAATAAATCATTTATCATAGAGTCATACAAATTCTAAAATACACCACAAATTTTCTCAACCTTCAAACATTGAAGTCTATGACATAATTGGGTTTTTGAGTTCCAAAAACCTTACGCACATAATAAGAGGGTAATCcccactaaaaaaaaacaagattagatacttaaaataaaaagacaaaaattattacaagaaatataaaaggttaaaaaagaattattataaGATATAACAACGGTAGTACAATATTTCAATGTAAAGAAAGTTCAGGTCTCATCCAAAATAGTGGAGATGCCCACAATTGAGTACGATGAAAAATGGGCTTAAAGAGATGAGTTTTTATGTTAAAAACTCCCATATCATGACAACCATATGTATTTTCAAAGTAACCTTCCTTATAGTCATCCAAAAAGTAGATATGATTGCTTTTAAATCCATCAAATTTTTTAGTAGATATTGAAATAGCTTGGTTATGCCCTAATAATATGGCCTTCtcctttatgttttttaaaagcttCCACTTCTTTTGATCGAAGTCAAAATTATACACCTTAAATGTTGTTGTTTCATACCGATATGAGAACTTCCTTTTATCTGAATCCAAATCAAATACCTTAAAACCTGTTGTTTCATACCGCAACTTTAAAGGATCTTCTTGATCCTTCAAATCCATATATCTCAACACATATAGAAGGCAATCGGATGACTCTACTAAATATCTATACTGATAGTATCCCATCTTAGGGAGTAGTGCAAATGGTATAACCCTTGGATCATCGCCAATATCACATTGTACAACTTTCGACCTTCCTACTGCATAAAAATTGTCCTTATAATATAAGAGGTCCTTATATTGAATATCTTCACTTTTTAAAGTAATCCACCGCTTATCACCCGGTTTGCAAAATGCCAACTTGTTATAATTACTATGAATAACCATAATGACACAATTGGCATTTGAAGGAGAAGGAGTAGAAGACAGAACAACCTTGTTCAAGAAAGCCTCAATTGGTGTTTCATCGAGGTCAGGGGGAGAATCTTCAAAAGTTATTGCCGGAGGTAGATCGATTTGCACACCTGAAATCGGATTTAAACAACATATTTCATAAGGGAAAGTGTGATTGATTGTGATTAACCACCCATTCCATGAGTTGCAACACCATTTATCGCGCATAGCTGGAATTTGAAGTTTATAAGCCTTCTTCTTAAAGAAATCATAGAGCTTGTGGGCTTCATCATCCTTATTAGGAGGCAGTAACAACATCGGACTCAAAGGTCTCAAAGGCTTGAAGACTTGTTGCCTTGCCTCCAAAGCAACCAAACCCCAAAACCTACAGACAGTTCCAAACCGAATTATGTCTCCCGCATGTTGTAGCTCATCGAAAATTAGCTCTATTAATTCTTTTGGTAACTTACTCCAATCAGTATAACTCATTCTGTGGAAAGAGAAAGAAAcgagtataaaaaataaataaagagcaAGAAGTATGTTTGTTACGTATCAATACGTTCTTGGGACTACTCCATTGTgtggattttatttaaaataacaacTAAAAACCAAATACAAAACCTGTCACGGCTGGATTTCTGCTGCAGTGGCGACGGTGCTACTGATGAACAACGATTGCAGCGGCGGGGCTGATGATCAGCGACAACGAAGAAGGATTACTCTGAAAGCAGAAGAAAAATCAAGACTCCAAaaagcttcttttttttcctccaccctttgtttctttctctcgttttccctttttattgtatttctttccttcccatCCTAGTTTCCcgattttctaaattttattatttctccattcaatttccataaaaatagagaataattcagtcccaaaatcccaaaatttcttttttaaaaggaaTGGATTTGATCAAAAGTTTTTAGATAGAATTTCCTTTCAGGGGTAAATTCTGtatctttatctttttatttttttttattttataattctaaaGAGATAttagtaaaaattatttgtgtCAAAGTTAAATgagattaaaatattatttaaaaataaataaaattgtagaccttccatgataaaataataattgaaataagaatatatttttttaaattaaatttttattttttatataagaatatcTTTCCATTTGTTtagtttctataaaaaaaaattattttgtcaaaaatggTAATGATAagttaattctttaaaattattgatttttagagTAGAAAATTAAAGGGAAAGGTAACaatgaattataattaatttttttatgctatTATGAATTCATAATTTGAGCATTGtgagataaaatatttaattttaatcatataaaaataggtaaattaatataaatcaaattcatGCATATGATTatcatatagaaaaaaaaatcgagaACATctaaattgtccaaaaattttaaattattttaataatatattgatgatatttcaTGACTTTTTCCCCAACAAAACTATTAAAGATTAATAATTCAAGTTatgaggaaaatgaaaatattggtaattacGCATACATCAGTatttcgattttatggatatattgaaaatattgaagaaatatCGGttgatattttttcacaaatattagtggagcaaaaattatttaaaattcataaaaatgcttagaaaaactccaaaaaatgataaaataaataagaatacacattttaaagttattttgtaaatgtaattgacatagatatgatcaaaaataaaaacatcggcagatatagatatattagtagatttaatatttgaattttaagaataataaatatgaattttggaaatgtataaagttataattgaattaagaaatatttgatttattaaataaaaataatttatatataaatataatatatatgacattgcaataattttttatatcaaaatgaagatcaatttaatttcatcatatttttagATGAAGGGAGtcatctaaaaatttaaaatatttttattaaaacatgttttattaccttttaaatgaaaatttaaattaatttatataaaatattcattttgagatttaatttctaaaattttattaaaaatacttggtaacaactttttttattaacattaatttatttaaataattaaaatattaataatttgttttattaaattaattttaatttataaaatatcatctataaaaagtaaaaaccgAAATTTCAATGATagtgatttaatcaaaataaagatatatatttattgttCCTAAGGAGCACAAATGGTAAGGAACGACTATAGaaattagaatatatatttCCCTTTTGGTAAACGAGTGAGTGACCCTTGTGTCTAAGGGTCAGGAAGGGTAAGTAGTTCTATATTGTTCCTATTGTTCTATCTCctataataatgaaaaagaaattttggttttcatttGGACGAGACAAAGTGTTTTCACTTGAATGGAACGAAGAAGAGCAGCAGAGGACGAAAGGGTGCTAGTAATGTTTGCTGTGCTTGGACTTTTgtgggatttttatttttcagttgGGCTTTTAGGGTCGAATGTCCATAAATTAAGCTACCAAATTCTAAATAAAGCATAATTCGGGGctcaaaacataattttccctATTTTAAATCCACAAGTGTCGCTTCGACGTCAAGCTCCTGTTTAATATGGCCAACAAAACAGGCTGCGCTTCCCGGAACGCATCGTTTTATGATCTTTTGACTCGTGGCCTTATCTTATCCTAGATATCCGCCCCGCATTTTTACTACACCAAACAAATCATGACTGGTTTTCATTTTCAGCCGTCACCTTCCTATCAAATCAGTGCTCAGATCCTTTAGCCGGTCAGCCGTCTCCAATGGCCCAAATTGCCAACGAGGACCTCAACGCCAACGCCCGCAGAAGACTCGCTTCTGTCGCCCACCACCTCACTCCGCTTCATTCCACTACTCCCAATTGCGCTTCGCTTGGGTTCCATACCACCTCCGCCCCAGACAGCTACCGCCGTGTACACGGTGAGGTCCCCACTCACGACGTTACTTGGAATCCCGCTTGCGATGAGTCCGGCAAGGCGTTCACCGACATTATCTACGAGAAAGCCGTCGGAGAAGCCATTGCCAAGGTCTGCTTTCATTTATTTGCATTCGAAACAATTAAACAGATGCTTAGACGTTTGCTGATAGTTCTTTGCTTCTACTGTTTCAGATTACGATTAACCGGCCAGAGAGAAGAAATGCCTTCAGACCCAATACGGTAAAGGAGCTCATTCGCGCATTCAATGATGCCAGAGATGATAGTTCAGTGGGAGTCATCATCTTTACTGGGAAGGTACATGCCTGTTTCATCACTATGTCAGTGATTTTTGAGTACCAGATGGGTTGTAAGCCCTCctaattttctttgcaatcCTCAATTTGGGAGCTCGGTTGCGAATGGGTTGATTCCAATGATATGAATCTGatcgttttttttcttttgctcatGGGAGTGCCctattatttcctttttcttttatatattttgaatttctttgatGCCTCTGTTTCAGAAGATCTCTTTATGGATTTTAATATTCCTGA is a genomic window of Vitis riparia cultivar Riparia Gloire de Montpellier isolate 1030 chromosome 1, EGFV_Vit.rip_1.0, whole genome shotgun sequence containing:
- the LOC117924281 gene encoding CRS2-associated factor 2, chloroplastic; amino-acid sequence: MVILATLPGSSSLFSSLPQGPPPNASTTSTPPQPPIPIPKYPPPLKSQKSPRPPTKPSTPAFKTVHHRSKYYKPVSDGVIASDGDRSVVIGESGVSYLLPGAPFEFQFSYSETPKAKPLAIREPAFLPFAPPTMPRPWTGKAPLKKSKKKIPLFDSFNPPPPGTKGVKRVEMPGPFPLGKFPVEGRTREEILGEPLSKAEIRMLVKPYLSHNRQVNLGRDGLTHNMLELIHSHWKRQRVCKVRCKGVPTIDMDNVCHHLEEKTGGKIIHRVGGVVYLFRGRNYNYRTRPQYPVMLWKPAAPVYPKLIQEAPEGLTKFEADELRMKGKNLIPICRLVKNGVYISLVKDVRDAFEGSPLVKIDCKGMHASDYKKIGAKLKELVPCVLLSFDDEQILTWRGHGWKSMYQGAPSFLIPVVADVASGLEGSGVPKSNHHRLDTKAVSASPKMMSLWKSAIESSKALLLDEIGLGPDALLKVVEEFEGISQATEHSYPALVMSSEDGTGGTKAEYEGYNSEDYSEDEMYNDDDDDDDDDEYLVNESLEEMESPVPLGSLPVDLLAKQLGEE
- the LOC117915209 gene encoding putative F-box protein At5g55150, with the translated sequence MSYTDWSKLPKELIELIFDELQHAGDIIRFGTVCRFWGLVALEARQQVFKPLRPLSPMLLLPPNKDDEAHKLYDFFKKKAYKLQIPAMRDKWCCNSWNGWLITINHTFPYEICCLNPISGVQIDLPPAITFEDSPPDLDETPIEAFLNKVVLSSTPSPSNANCVIMVIHSNYNKLAFCKPGDKRWITLKSEDIQYKDLLYYKDNFYAVGRSKVVQCDIGDDPRVIPFALLPKMGYYQYRYLVESSDCLLYVLRYMDLKDQEDPLKLRYETTGFKWGLPSYYVRKVFGTQKPNYVIDFNV